One Cytophagales bacterium DNA window includes the following coding sequences:
- a CDS encoding GHMP kinase, with amino-acid sequence MIRRIAYPRAALFGNPSDGFFGKTIAFPFREFQAKVALEPKLSGIKLQDDDQHYPDIQGLHRSVSGRTKKSLLQAAVKRFADHAKTHQINLSDAGFEINFESNIPLQVGMAGSSAIITATWRALMQYFNLEIPPHLLANEVLAVETQEMGIGAGLQDRVVQAFECPIYMDFDKALMDLKGYGTYEPMQKTNFQNLYIAYMEGEPEGSEIIHNDLRSRYDRGESEVHRVMRKLSELTTEAKKALESDVEQKNLGTLIDRNFDLRQSICQIAPAHLNMIRLAREHGASAKFTGSGGTIIGQYTSEEMYERLQRTFEAQNIHIFKPTIVNQ; translated from the coding sequence TTGATCCGTAGAATCGCTTATCCGAGAGCCGCCTTATTCGGCAACCCCTCTGACGGGTTTTTTGGCAAGACCATCGCTTTTCCATTTCGAGAATTTCAAGCCAAAGTGGCCTTAGAGCCAAAATTATCAGGCATAAAGTTGCAAGATGATGATCAGCATTATCCTGACATTCAAGGTCTACATCGATCGGTATCCGGACGAACAAAAAAGTCTTTGTTGCAAGCTGCTGTAAAGCGATTTGCAGACCATGCTAAGACGCATCAAATTAATCTATCCGACGCTGGTTTTGAGATCAATTTCGAAAGTAATATTCCTCTGCAGGTAGGTATGGCGGGATCAAGTGCCATCATTACAGCTACATGGCGTGCTTTGATGCAGTACTTTAACCTGGAAATTCCACCACATTTACTGGCCAATGAGGTTTTGGCCGTTGAGACTCAGGAGATGGGCATAGGTGCGGGTTTACAAGATCGCGTAGTGCAGGCCTTCGAATGTCCCATCTACATGGATTTTGACAAGGCCCTGATGGATTTGAAAGGCTATGGGACCTATGAGCCGATGCAAAAAACAAATTTTCAAAACCTCTACATTGCCTACATGGAAGGGGAGCCCGAAGGGTCGGAAATTATTCACAATGATTTGAGAAGCAGGTACGATCGGGGTGAGTCTGAGGTACATCGGGTCATGCGAAAGCTATCAGAATTAACCACAGAGGCTAAAAAGGCATTGGAAAGTGATGTGGAACAAAAAAACCTTGGGACGCTGATTGATCGGAATTTTGACCTCCGTCAATCCATTTGTCAAATTGCTCCAGCTCACCTGAATATGATCCGATTGGCGCGAGAACATGGAGCAAGTGCTAAATTCACCGGATCAGGGGGAACGATCATCGGGCAATACACGTCAGAAGAAATGTATGAACGATTGCAACGAACTTTTGAAGCACAAAACATCCATATTTTTAAACCGACGATTGTTAATCAATGA
- a CDS encoding sugar phosphate isomerase/epimerase, which produces MKFSGFTDEAADDLAGQIQVTKDLGWQYLSARTFNGKNIHDLPEREFDHVIEILDESGVSVAEFGTLIGNWAKKIDSDFDITIQEVARCIPRMQKMGVKYARIMSYAQEPWGDDQHRSERFRRLREITKRFMDAGLVPLHENCMNYGGFSANHTLRLIDSVPDLKLVFDTGNPIFQRDRSKSEPFPWQDSWEFYQKVKHAVVHIHVKDARMKQKEGEPVYKLPGEGDARLDLILSDLIHDGYDGFLAIEPHLGKVFHLSDDATSDGDHRYNVYLEAGRKLEKMVENIRQNTLA; this is translated from the coding sequence ATGAAATTTTCAGGATTTACCGATGAAGCAGCAGATGACCTGGCAGGGCAGATCCAGGTGACCAAAGACCTGGGTTGGCAATACCTTTCTGCGCGGACATTCAATGGAAAAAATATTCATGACCTGCCTGAGCGTGAGTTTGATCACGTAATTGAAATCCTGGATGAATCGGGGGTTTCAGTAGCCGAATTTGGGACGCTCATCGGGAATTGGGCCAAAAAGATCGATTCGGACTTTGATATCACGATTCAGGAAGTGGCACGCTGTATCCCACGGATGCAAAAAATGGGAGTGAAGTATGCCCGCATCATGTCATACGCACAAGAACCCTGGGGAGATGATCAGCACCGATCGGAACGATTCAGAAGATTGCGAGAGATCACCAAACGATTCATGGATGCTGGATTGGTTCCTCTACATGAAAACTGCATGAATTATGGAGGATTTTCAGCGAATCATACCTTACGATTGATAGATTCGGTTCCTGACCTGAAACTCGTTTTTGATACGGGAAACCCTATTTTTCAGCGCGATCGTTCCAAATCTGAACCTTTTCCATGGCAAGATTCCTGGGAATTTTATCAAAAAGTAAAACATGCTGTGGTCCACATTCACGTGAAGGATGCCCGTATGAAGCAAAAAGAAGGTGAACCTGTTTATAAATTACCAGGAGAGGGTGATGCTCGTTTGGACTTGATTTTGAGCGACCTCATTCATGATGGGTACGATGGATTCCTGGCCATCGAACCGCATTTGGGTAAAGTCTTTCATTTATCAGATGACGCCACCAGTGATGGAGATCATCGTTACAATGTATATCTGGAAGCCGGTCGTAAACTTGAAAAAATGGTTGAAAACATCCGTCAAAACACACTCGCTTGA